The window CCAAGAGTCTCGACCGCCGGCAAGCGCCGGATGACGGCGCCGCGCTTGGCCATTCGAGCCACACCGATCGCCAACGCAATGGTCACCGCGGCGGGCAGACCCTCCGGGATCGCACCGACCGCCAGCGCGATCGCGGCGGTGAAGGTGTCGACAGCGTCCTGCCGGCGGAGCAACCCCACCCCGAACGTCGCTGCGGCCAACGCAAGTATCGCGACGGTCAGTGTCTTGCTGAACTTCGCCAACTTCTCGGTCAACGGAGTCGTCGCAACGTCTGCGGCACCCACCAGACGGTGGATCTCCCCGAGTTCGGTCGCCGCACCCGTTGCCACGACGATTCCCGCGCCGCTGCCCGCGGTCGCGAAAGTGCCCGAGTACACCATGTTCCGCCGGTCAGCCACCGGCGTGTCGACGGGCAGGGCCACTTCGTCCTTGCGCACCGGCGCCGACTCGCCGGTTAGCGCAGATTCGTTGACCTTCAGATCGTGTTGGCGCACGAGCCGCAGGTCCGCCGGCACCTTGTCGCCAGCCTCCAACACCACCAGATCGCCGGGCACCAGATCCTCAGACGCCACAGCACGTTCCTGCGCCCCACGCACAACCCTCGCACTGGTGCGAACCAGGGACCGCAGGCTCTCCAGAGCGGCTTCGGCTTTCGATTCCTGAATGAAACCGACGGCCGCGTTGATCAAGACCACACCGAAGATCACCGACGAGTCGACGGGTTCCCGCAGTAATGCCGTTATCACACCGGCGGCAAGCAGGACATAGATCAGCGGATGGTGGAACTGCCGCAGGATTCGCAGCACCACCCCCTCGCCTTCCACCATTGGAAGACTGTTGGAGCCGAAGCGTTCTCGCCGCTCGTCTGCCTCGGCCTCGGACAGTCCGGAACTGAGGTCTGTCTCGAGTAGCAGCACCACCTCGTGAGCCGACAGACTGTGATGTTCCGCGTTGGTCAGTGTGGGCATGGCTGGGGCACTCATCTCACATGCGTCGGAGCTGGTGATGAATCCGACGCTAGATGACCCCGGCTCGCGGTGCAGGGGCCATACGTCCCTGGCAGAAGGAAGTTGGTCAGTTGTGCTGGCCATGACCCGCCGGCGCCAGACTCGGCCCGCCCCGGCTCAGGCCGGGTTGAGCAGGCGGGAATTCAGTAGCGCCGAGTCTTTCATCCGATGCAGGCCCTTGGCGGCTGCAAGGACACCGAGGTCGGCCAGCGGTTCGATGATGATCACCGTCATGTAAGCGGCGCCGAAGGTGGCGAGGCTTGCCACGGCTTGGCCGGAGAAGCCCTCACCATAGAGCGCCCAGAACGCCACCCATGTCACGATGCCGGCCTGATAGGTGGTCGACAGCGCCAGCGCCTGGCGGTAACGCAACGCGACGTAGGGAGTATGCGGTGCGATGACGCGGTTGGCGACGAGTTGCAGGGCGAACAGCGGCACCAGCAGCGTGGTGATGTTCATGCCGTACTGCGGCAGGTCGAACGGAGCGAAGAACAGGCCCTGGATCAGCAGACCCGAAGCCAGGCCGATCGCCGCGGGAGCAACACCGAACAGCAGGAACAGCGTCGAACCGAGAATTAGGTGTACCTCGGAGACCCCGACCGGATAGTGCGGGAACACCTGGAAGAAGGTGAACACCAGCGCCGTGGTGGCGGCCGTGCGCATCATCAGTGCGGAGATCCCGCGCTCCTTGATCAACTGCCACGCCGCGTATGCGCCGCAGAGGCCGGCCCCACCGGCGGTGAGGTAACTCAGGATGATCTTCGGACCTTCGACGATCCCCGGTTCGATGTGCATGGTCGATCCCCTTCAGGACGCAACAAGTGGTGCATCGCCCGAGAGGGTATGGCTCGTTGTCGCCACACACCCGATCCGCGAGGCGATGCGCCCCCGGGTGCGGCGCACCCGGCACAGCTGGCAGGTCTTCGGACTTACCGGCATGCACCTCTCGGTGCCCCTACTGGCCGTCGCTTCCCAGCCGCAAAAGTATTTCGCGTACCAGTGCCGATGACGGCGGTCGTTCCTGCATACCGCTGCGGGACAGTCCCGGATTCTCACCGGGTTCCCTCTCGCGATGTGCCAACGTCTCACATCACTCGATTCCGAGACGGGAACTCGCACCGTCCCGGAAAACCTGCTGCAACGAGCACACTACCTTCTGACGGACGATCCGCAATGAAACACTTGTCAAAATGGCGACCGCCTCCTACCACCACGGCAACCTGCGGCAGGCACTGCTCGAGCACGGGGTCGCATTGGCCCGCGCCGGCGGCCCCGATGCGGTGGTTCTGCATGACGTGCAGCGCCTGGCCGGGGTGAGCAACTCCGCCGCTTACCGGCACTATGCCGATCGGCAGGCGTTGCTCGCCGCGGTACGGAACTACAGCTTGACCCATCTGGGCGATGCGATGCTGACCGGAAAGGCCTACATCGAGTTCGCGCTGGCCGAACCCGGCCTGTTCCGCGCCGCGTTCGCGCCGGCCGGCCCGCACCCCGCCGACGAGACGGTCGACCCCGATCGGCATCCGTTCCAGATCCTCAGCGGGTGTGCCGACGATCTCGTCGCCACCGGTGTGCTCACCGCGAGCCGCCGGGACGGGCTCGACGAGGCGGCATGGGCCGCGGTCCACGGCCTGTCCACACTGTTCCTGGACGGCCTGCTGATGGCGGCCGATGCCGAACGCAAGGAACAGATCTCCGACCGTCTGCTCGATCTGATCGCCGAGGGCGTCCGCTGACCCCCTGGTGAGGGGACACGTCACGATCACCAATGTTGACAGTGTTAACTTACCCTGCCATGCTTGCCGATGTTACCGCCGTCAACATGAAAGGCGTCGCTCGTGACAACCGACACCCTCTCCCGGCCACGCACGCGACCGATCGCCATCCTCGCGGTGGTCCTGGTGGCCGCCCTGGCCATCAACGTCGAAACGACCATCGTCAATGTTGCTCTGCCGACACTGAATTCGACCCTGGGTGCCTCCACCCGCGGTCTGCAGTGGATCGTGGACGCTTACAACCTGGCGTTCGCTGCACTGGTGCTGGCCGGCGGCACCGTCGGTGACAAGTTCGGTCGCCGCGGAACGCTGATCACCGGGCTGGTGTTGTTCGCACTCACCTGCGTCGGGGCCGCCCTGTGCACCTCGACCGGCCCGCTGATCGGCATGCGCCTGGTGATGGGCGTCGCATCGGCGCTGATCTATCCCACGACGCTGGCGATCATCACCGACACCTTCCGCGACCCGCGGCAGCGCGCCGCCGCCATTGGCGTGTGGGGTGCGGTGACGGGTCTCGGCGTGGCCATCGGCCCGATCCTCGGCGGTGCGCTGCTCGAGTCGTTCTGGTGGGGCAGCCTGTTTCTCGCGCTGGTGCCCATCGCACTGCTGGCCGCCGTCGCAGCACCGATCCTCATCCCGGCGTCGACGCCGGACCGGCAGTCACGGCTCGACCGCGGCGGACTGGTGCTCTCCGTCGCCATGCTCGGCGCGCTGGTCTACACCCTCATCGAGGCGCCCACCCGCGGCTGGTCCAGCGCTCCGACGCTGGCCGGGTTCGCTGTCGCACTGGTCGCCGCTGTGACTTTCGCCTGGTGGGAGCGCCGGCATCCGGAACCGCTGATCGACGTCACGCTGTTCACCAACCTGCGGTTCAGCGCCGCCAGTGGCGCGGTCACGGTGGCGTTCTTCGCGCTCTTCGGGTTCATCTTCCTCATCACCCAGTTCATGCAACTGTTGCAGGGCTTCGGTCCGCTGGGCACCGGTGTGCGCATCCTGCCCGTGGCGTTGTCGATCGCGGTCGGCTCGGTGCTCGGCACCCGGCTCGCCGTGACCGGAATCGGCACCAAAGTGGTTGTGTTCGTGGGGCTTCTGATGCTCGCCGCCTCGTTCGCCTGGATCACGGTCATCGACTTGAGCGTCACCTACCCGGTGATGGCGATGCAGATGGTTCTTCTCGGCGGCGGGTTGGGCCTGACCACCGCACCGGCCACCGACTCGATCATGGGCGTCGTGCGCCCCGAGCAGGCCGGTGCGGGCTCGGCGGTAAACGACGCAACTCGTCAGGTCGGCGGGACGCTGGGCGTCGCGGTCATCGGGAGCATCTTCTCCACCCTGTACATCCGCCACCTCGGTGACAGCGCGGGGCTGGCGAACACGCCGC is drawn from Candidatus Mycolicibacterium alkanivorans and contains these coding sequences:
- a CDS encoding TetR-like C-terminal domain-containing protein — protein: MATASYHHGNLRQALLEHGVALARAGGPDAVVLHDVQRLAGVSNSAAYRHYADRQALLAAVRNYSLTHLGDAMLTGKAYIEFALAEPGLFRAAFAPAGPHPADETVDPDRHPFQILSGCADDLVATGVLTASRRDGLDEAAWAAVHGLSTLFLDGLLMAADAERKEQISDRLLDLIAEGVR
- a CDS encoding energy-coupling factor ABC transporter permease; protein product: MHIEPGIVEGPKIILSYLTAGGAGLCGAYAAWQLIKERGISALMMRTAATTALVFTFFQVFPHYPVGVSEVHLILGSTLFLLFGVAPAAIGLASGLLIQGLFFAPFDLPQYGMNITTLLVPLFALQLVANRVIAPHTPYVALRYRQALALSTTYQAGIVTWVAFWALYGEGFSGQAVASLATFGAAYMTVIIIEPLADLGVLAAAKGLHRMKDSALLNSRLLNPA
- a CDS encoding MFS transporter, which encodes MTTDTLSRPRTRPIAILAVVLVAALAINVETTIVNVALPTLNSTLGASTRGLQWIVDAYNLAFAALVLAGGTVGDKFGRRGTLITGLVLFALTCVGAALCTSTGPLIGMRLVMGVASALIYPTTLAIITDTFRDPRQRAAAIGVWGAVTGLGVAIGPILGGALLESFWWGSLFLALVPIALLAAVAAPILIPASTPDRQSRLDRGGLVLSVAMLGALVYTLIEAPTRGWSSAPTLAGFAVALVAAVTFAWWERRHPEPLIDVTLFTNLRFSAASGAVTVAFFALFGFIFLITQFMQLLQGFGPLGTGVRILPVALSIAVGSVLGTRLAVTGIGTKVVVFVGLLMLAASFAWITVIDLSVTYPVMAMQMVLLGGGLGLTTAPATDSIMGVVRPEQAGAGSAVNDATRQVGGTLGVAVIGSIFSTLYIRHLGDSAGLANTPQAAQSTAQEGLAQGLAVAAQSPAPVAGAVRTAVDNAFLAGMQAGCLTAAAVCLVGAFFVLAVLPAHPAEAVVS